The following are encoded together in the Gordonia insulae genome:
- a CDS encoding MFS transporter gives MEILDATIVATALPAIAADLGVRPLDAAVVVTSYLITLAVLIPLSGWVADRFGVRRVFLVAGAVFTIASAGCALAPDLSTLVAMRVLQAAGGAMMVPVGRLAVLRTVERGQLVRAIAYLTWPALVAPVVAPLIGGLIVTHADWRLIFAINIPIGVAGLVAATIWCRPAETDAGRRRLDLVGVALTTLAVGAAMLATQEVSGGTPRWPVVIAGTVGAVVLGVAAVRRMRSSPHPLLDLGVLRVPSFASVIGYGTVYRMAISAVPFLLPLMFQLQFGWTPVAAGAMVTALFVGNVVIKPLTTPMMRRWGIRRVLVVDLFVSVAAFVALAVLGSATSAVVIVIVLVISGALRSIGFSAYNTLAFADVDAAELSDANAVHAAVQELGAAFGVALGAVAVSALAVFDGLPAGAYSATFVLLAVLMVVCVIGASRLPAGAGRRAVGPA, from the coding sequence ATGGAGATCCTGGACGCGACGATCGTCGCGACGGCCCTGCCGGCGATCGCCGCCGACCTCGGTGTGCGGCCGCTCGATGCGGCAGTGGTGGTGACCTCCTACCTGATCACCCTGGCGGTGCTGATCCCGCTGTCGGGGTGGGTGGCCGACCGGTTCGGGGTGCGACGGGTGTTTCTCGTCGCGGGCGCGGTGTTCACCATCGCCTCCGCGGGATGCGCGCTCGCCCCGGATCTCTCGACCCTGGTGGCGATGCGCGTGCTGCAGGCGGCGGGCGGCGCGATGATGGTGCCGGTGGGTCGCCTGGCCGTCTTGCGGACCGTCGAGCGTGGCCAGCTCGTCCGGGCGATCGCGTATCTGACCTGGCCCGCCCTGGTCGCCCCGGTGGTGGCCCCGCTGATCGGCGGTCTCATCGTCACGCACGCGGACTGGCGGCTCATCTTCGCCATCAACATCCCCATCGGGGTGGCCGGACTCGTGGCCGCGACGATCTGGTGCCGCCCCGCCGAGACGGATGCGGGTCGTCGGCGGCTCGACCTGGTGGGCGTCGCGCTCACCACTCTCGCGGTGGGCGCCGCGATGCTGGCGACACAGGAGGTCTCGGGGGGCACGCCGCGGTGGCCGGTGGTGATCGCGGGGACCGTCGGTGCGGTCGTCCTCGGTGTCGCGGCCGTGCGGCGCATGCGCTCCTCGCCCCATCCGTTGCTCGATCTCGGCGTGCTGCGGGTGCCCTCGTTCGCGTCGGTCATCGGGTACGGAACCGTCTACCGCATGGCGATCAGCGCGGTCCCGTTCCTGCTTCCGCTGATGTTCCAACTCCAGTTCGGCTGGACGCCGGTCGCTGCCGGAGCCATGGTCACCGCCCTGTTCGTCGGCAACGTCGTCATCAAGCCGCTGACCACGCCGATGATGCGGCGCTGGGGAATCCGGCGTGTCCTCGTCGTGGACCTGTTCGTGTCGGTGGCGGCGTTCGTCGCGCTCGCGGTCCTCGGGTCCGCGACGTCGGCGGTGGTCATCGTGATCGTGCTGGTCATCTCGGGAGCTCTGCGCTCCATCGGATTCTCGGCCTACAACACCCTGGCGTTCGCCGACGTGGACGCCGCCGAGCTCAGTGACGCCAATGCGGTGCACGCCGCCGTCCAGGAGCTCGGCGCGGCGTTCGGCGTCGCACTCGGGGCGGTCGCCGTGTCGGCGCTCGCGGTGTTCGACGGACTGCCCGCGGGTGCGTACTCGGCGACCTTCGTGCTCCTCGCCGTACTGATGGTCGTCTGCGTCATCGGTGCCTCTCGGTTGCCCGCGGGGGCCGGTCGGCGCGCGGTCGGACCCGCCTGA
- a CDS encoding ATP-binding cassette domain-containing protein, protein MSSAIETRPESESSGGKVPLIELRNVGKSYGAIIALKDISLRVNAGEVTCVLGDNGAGKSTLIKIMAGLHQQTEGELLIDGDETMLESPKHALETGIATVYQDLAVVGLMPVWRNFFLGQELRKGPFKSLDIQAMRATTKEELFKMGIDLPDVDAPIGSLSGGQRQCVAISRAIYFGARVLILDEPTAALGVKQSGTVLRYISAARDQGFGVVFITHNPHHAHMVGDHFVLLNRGRQKLDCTYDEITLDELTQQMAGGDELDTLSHELRR, encoded by the coding sequence ATGAGTTCAGCAATCGAGACCAGACCCGAATCGGAATCCAGCGGCGGCAAGGTACCCCTGATCGAGCTCCGCAACGTCGGCAAGTCCTACGGCGCCATCATCGCGCTCAAGGACATCAGCCTGCGGGTGAACGCCGGTGAGGTGACCTGCGTGCTCGGCGACAACGGCGCCGGCAAATCCACCCTCATCAAGATCATGGCCGGTCTGCATCAGCAGACCGAGGGTGAGCTGCTCATCGACGGCGATGAGACGATGCTCGAATCGCCCAAGCACGCCCTCGAGACCGGTATCGCCACGGTCTACCAGGACCTCGCGGTCGTGGGTCTGATGCCGGTGTGGCGCAACTTCTTCCTCGGCCAGGAACTGCGTAAGGGGCCGTTCAAGTCGCTGGACATCCAGGCGATGCGGGCGACCACCAAGGAAGAGCTGTTCAAGATGGGCATCGACCTGCCCGACGTGGATGCGCCGATCGGCTCGCTCTCCGGCGGTCAACGCCAGTGCGTGGCGATCTCCCGCGCGATCTACTTCGGCGCCCGCGTGCTGATCCTCGACGAGCCGACCGCCGCGCTGGGCGTCAAACAGTCCGGGACCGTGCTCCGCTACATCTCGGCGGCACGTGACCAGGGCTTCGGCGTCGTGTTCATCACCCACAACCCGCATCACGCACACATGGTGGGCGACCACTTCGTGCTGTTGAACCGCGGGCGGCAGAAGCTGGACTGCACCTACGACGAGATCACCCTCGACGAGCTGACCCAGCAGATGGCCGGCGGCGACGAGCTGGACACGCTCAGCCACGAACTGCGGCGCTGA
- a CDS encoding LacI family DNA-binding transcriptional regulator, with the protein MAEVADGVEMRRLVGVVFGASSPFEADLVDELYAAADAAGYRLTLGLHSAARTRARAVSDLADQGCAAIVVVGAEHGDRFDLEVPMVVVGERIPDLTAVTVGTDEWRGAHLAVQHLIDLGHTAIAHVEGGEHPCASERLRGYLGAMTAAGYRDDCRTLVGDYTEEAGALAAERMLAEGHLPTATFLANDRMAVGFIDVMRHNGIRVPVDMSVIGYDDGPHAVLGHLNLTTVRQDVAGLGRAAIDAVASLVGDSDRAANTGGFGFYGAIALEPALMVRGTTAPPPGADHGPADALTPVRWGLLADNCDDALVHELGTPGTVSGAIEVVASASTAVAWEIADRLGIMVSYGIYEDLIEDPDIDAIFIALPGDAREVWATKAREAGKVVQLSTTG; encoded by the coding sequence ATGGCTGAGGTAGCGGACGGGGTGGAGATGCGTCGCCTGGTGGGCGTGGTGTTCGGGGCGTCGAGCCCGTTCGAGGCGGATCTCGTCGACGAACTCTATGCGGCCGCCGACGCCGCCGGATACCGGCTGACGCTGGGATTGCACAGCGCGGCGCGGACCCGGGCCCGAGCGGTGTCCGACCTCGCCGACCAGGGGTGCGCCGCGATCGTCGTCGTCGGGGCCGAGCACGGTGACCGATTCGACCTCGAGGTGCCGATGGTCGTGGTCGGTGAACGCATCCCGGACCTCACCGCGGTGACGGTGGGCACCGACGAATGGCGCGGTGCGCACCTGGCCGTGCAGCACCTGATCGACCTGGGTCACACCGCGATCGCCCATGTCGAAGGCGGCGAGCATCCCTGTGCATCCGAGCGACTGCGCGGCTACCTCGGCGCCATGACCGCCGCCGGATATCGGGACGACTGCCGCACCCTGGTCGGCGACTACACCGAGGAGGCGGGCGCACTGGCCGCGGAGCGAATGCTCGCGGAAGGGCACCTGCCCACCGCCACGTTCCTGGCGAACGACCGGATGGCCGTCGGCTTCATCGACGTCATGCGGCACAACGGTATACGCGTTCCCGTTGACATGTCGGTGATCGGCTACGACGATGGCCCGCATGCCGTCCTCGGACATCTCAACCTCACGACCGTCCGTCAGGACGTCGCAGGATTGGGCCGAGCGGCCATCGATGCCGTGGCCTCTCTCGTCGGCGACTCCGATCGTGCCGCGAACACAGGTGGATTCGGGTTCTACGGCGCCATCGCGCTGGAGCCCGCGCTGATGGTCCGGGGCACCACCGCGCCGCCGCCCGGCGCCGACCACGGACCGGCCGACGCCCTGACCCCGGTCCGATGGGGTCTGCTGGCGGACAACTGTGACGACGCCCTGGTGCATGAACTCGGTACCCCCGGAACGGTTTCCGGTGCGATCGAGGTCGTCGCCAGCGCGTCCACAGCGGTCGCGTGGGAGATCGCCGACCGCCTGGGCATCATGGTCTCCTATGGCATCTACGAAGACCTGATCGAAGACCCGGACATCGACGCCATCTTCATCGCGCTGCCCGGCGACGCGCGTGAGGTGTGGGCGACCAAGGCGCGTGAGGCCGGCAAGGTCGTGCAGCTCTCGACGACCGGGTGA
- a CDS encoding substrate-binding domain-containing protein, translating to MHSTERRRATRTRRLVGIAAVMSSAVLMVAACSSTGGAPEDNGSGDGGAGNAGTPTKTVAMITHEVPGDSFWDLIRKGAEMAAKKDNIKLQYSSDPEAPNQANLVQTAIDSKVDGIALTLAKPDAMAPAVKKAIDAGIPVVAFNSGYDNWKQMGVQQYFGQDETLAGKTAGERLTKDGRKKVLCVIQEQGQIALESRCAGVKQGFTGGGFEILNVNSKDMPSVEATMTAKLQQDPSIDTVVTLGAPIAQTAVQSKGNAGSNAEIVTFDTNAALVPLIQNGDVKWAIDQQPYLQGYLAIDSLWLYMTNGNTIGGGQAVLTGPAFIDESNIDAVAEYAKSGTR from the coding sequence ATGCATTCCACAGAGCGTCGCCGGGCCACGCGCACACGGCGGCTCGTCGGGATCGCCGCCGTCATGTCATCGGCGGTGTTGATGGTGGCGGCGTGTTCCAGCACCGGCGGCGCGCCAGAGGACAACGGCAGCGGCGACGGTGGCGCAGGCAACGCCGGGACGCCGACCAAGACCGTCGCGATGATCACCCACGAGGTCCCCGGGGACTCGTTCTGGGATCTGATCCGCAAGGGCGCGGAGATGGCCGCGAAGAAGGACAACATCAAGCTGCAGTACTCGTCGGACCCCGAGGCGCCGAACCAGGCCAACTTGGTGCAGACCGCCATCGACAGCAAGGTCGACGGCATCGCGCTGACGCTGGCCAAGCCCGACGCGATGGCGCCGGCCGTCAAGAAGGCGATCGACGCCGGCATCCCGGTCGTGGCCTTCAACTCCGGCTACGACAACTGGAAGCAGATGGGCGTCCAGCAGTACTTCGGCCAGGACGAGACCCTCGCCGGCAAGACCGCGGGCGAGCGTCTCACCAAGGACGGTCGCAAGAAGGTCCTCTGCGTCATCCAGGAGCAGGGCCAGATCGCCCTCGAGTCCCGGTGTGCCGGTGTCAAGCAGGGCTTCACCGGTGGTGGATTCGAGATCCTCAACGTCAACAGCAAGGACATGCCGTCCGTCGAGGCGACCATGACCGCGAAGCTGCAGCAGGATCCGTCCATCGACACCGTGGTCACGCTCGGCGCACCGATCGCACAGACCGCGGTGCAGTCCAAGGGCAACGCCGGTTCGAACGCCGAGATCGTCACCTTCGACACCAACGCCGCCCTGGTCCCGCTGATCCAGAACGGTGACGTGAAGTGGGCCATCGACCAGCAGCCGTACCTGCAGGGCTACCTGGCAATCGACTCGCTGTGGCTCTACATGACCAATGGCAACACCATCGGCGGTGGCCAGGCCGTCCTGACCGGTCCCGCCTTCATCGACGAGTCCAACATCGACGCAGTCGCCGAGTACGCCAAGAGCGGCACCCGCTGA
- a CDS encoding ABC transporter permease yields MSTQTDLDLSTHKVVTDERVKRQKPLQRLLVRPEIGALVGAIAIFIFFCIVAAPFRTPEALATILYASSTIGIMACGVAVLMIGGEFDLSTGVAVTFSSLAASMLAYNLHLNVWLGAVLALVLALAVGFFNGYLVMKTKIPSFLITLSTFLMLTGINLAVTKLVTGQVATPSISDMQGFDSAQKVFASSFNVLGVSVRITVVWWILFTLVATWVLMRTRIGNWIFAVGGGQESARAVGVPVTKVKIGMFMFVGFCAWFVGMHLLFAFDTVQSGQGVGNEFFYIIAAVVGGCLLTGGYGTAVGAAIGAFIFGMVNQGIVYAGWNPDWFKFFMGAMLLFAVIANNSFRNYAAKR; encoded by the coding sequence ATGAGTACACAAACAGATCTCGACCTGTCCACGCACAAGGTCGTCACCGATGAGCGGGTGAAGCGGCAGAAGCCGTTGCAGCGCTTGCTGGTCCGGCCGGAGATCGGCGCCCTGGTCGGCGCCATCGCGATCTTCATCTTCTTCTGCATCGTCGCGGCGCCGTTCCGCACCCCGGAGGCGTTGGCCACCATCCTCTATGCCAGCTCGACGATCGGCATCATGGCCTGCGGCGTCGCCGTCCTGATGATCGGCGGCGAGTTCGACCTCTCGACCGGTGTGGCCGTGACGTTCTCGTCGCTGGCCGCCTCGATGCTGGCCTACAACCTGCATCTCAACGTGTGGCTCGGTGCGGTGCTCGCGCTGGTGCTCGCCCTGGCCGTCGGCTTCTTCAACGGGTACCTGGTGATGAAGACGAAGATCCCGTCGTTCCTCATCACGCTGTCGACGTTCCTGATGTTGACCGGTATCAACCTCGCGGTCACCAAACTGGTGACCGGCCAGGTCGCGACCCCGTCCATCTCGGACATGCAGGGCTTCGACTCCGCGCAGAAGGTGTTCGCCTCGTCGTTCAACGTGCTCGGTGTGTCGGTGCGCATCACCGTCGTGTGGTGGATTCTCTTCACACTCGTGGCGACCTGGGTGTTGATGCGGACCCGCATCGGCAACTGGATCTTCGCGGTCGGCGGCGGCCAGGAGTCGGCGCGCGCCGTCGGTGTGCCGGTGACCAAGGTGAAGATCGGCATGTTCATGTTCGTCGGCTTCTGCGCCTGGTTCGTCGGTATGCACCTGCTGTTCGCATTCGACACCGTGCAGTCCGGTCAGGGTGTGGGCAACGAGTTCTTCTACATCATCGCCGCAGTGGTCGGTGGGTGTCTGCTCACCGGCGGATACGGAACCGCCGTCGGTGCGGCCATCGGTGCCTTCATCTTCGGCATGGTGAACCAGGGCATCGTCTACGCCGGCTGGAATCCCGACTGGTTCAAGTTCTTCATGGGCGCGATGCTGCTCTTCGCGGTGATCGCCAACAACAGCTTCCGCAACTACGCGGCGAAGAGGTGA